Proteins encoded in a region of the Elaeis guineensis isolate ETL-2024a chromosome 7, EG11, whole genome shotgun sequence genome:
- the LOC105060446 gene encoding uncharacterized protein: protein MAMEVEDDAFFADLSKQIALLIMDDDDQEFPVQCPSLPVQGLHYMPQTIIPHPIGYEVAYRRESKGTGVFIPRSTLPTRKNKSGRSTPINTNSHKQPDKPGVAVSSVTSNKNIIYSSYCSNSAVLKRHK, encoded by the exons ATGGCCATGGAGGTAGAAGATGATGCTTTCTTTGCAGACCTAAGCAAGCAGATAGCTCTACTAATTATGGATGACGACGATCAAGAATTCCCGGTGCAGTGTCCCTCGCTTCCAGTTCAG GGGCTCCATTATATGCCCCAAACCATTATCCCACATCCAATAGGGTATGAGGTGGCCTACAGAAGGGAGAGCAAGGGGACTGGAGTCTTCATTCCCCGGTCGACGCTCCCTACAAGGAAGAACAAGTCTGGGAGATCTACTCCAATTAACACCAACTCCCACAAGCAGCCTGACAAACCTGGAGTTGCAGTTTCCAGTGTCACCAGCAACAAAAATATCATATACTCCAGTTATTGCAGTAACTCTGCAGTGCTTAAGAGGCATAAGTAG